One segment of Salifodinibacter halophilus DNA contains the following:
- a CDS encoding GNAT family N-acetyltransferase: protein PLEGRGIGLRPATDADIGWLRALFRQLRAHEFAPMGWPPQALAAFLDQQFAMQHLHYTRHYERGEFLVVERDGAPVGRIYLQRSAPEHLLIDITLDPHARG, encoded by the coding sequence CGCCCCTGGAGGGGCGCGGGATCGGCCTGCGCCCGGCGACCGACGCCGACATCGGCTGGCTGCGCGCGCTGTTCCGGCAACTGCGCGCGCACGAGTTCGCGCCGATGGGCTGGCCGCCGCAGGCGCTGGCCGCCTTCCTCGACCAGCAGTTCGCGATGCAGCACCTGCACTACACCCGCCATTACGAACGCGGCGAGTTCCTGGTGGTCGAGCGCGACGGCGCGCCGGTCGGCCGCATCTACCTGCAACGCAGCGCGCCGGAGCATCTGTTGATCGACATCACCCTGGACCCGCACGCGCGCGGC